The following coding sequences lie in one Halorarum halophilum genomic window:
- a CDS encoding type II/IV secretion system ATPase subunit, whose product MSGDLVGAAGSEEGRLGALRRRIARTVELLRGVDIEPRPFRPGEDGPLASFSVPQGHEEVARYWVNAPYAYVVVSYDPDASEHQYHAVEPELDDFQERLLRRVVDDIRDPLLYRSDAGQADVETLREELESLLEQYGVDSDMETFYTLLYYIKRDFRGYGKVDPLLNDRHIEDVSCDGYDLPIFVYHDEYTDIQTNVVFAREELDNYVIRLAQQSGRHISVGDPIVETTLPDGSRAELALGEEVTPRGSAFTIRQYADEPFTPIDLIEYGTFSVEQMAYFWLCIEHNKSLIFAGGTASGKTTSMNAVSMFIPPRSKVLTIEDTRELSLYHDNWLSSVTRERLHKGTDIDMYDLLRSALRHRPEYIIVGEVRGAEAVTLFQAMNTGHTTFSTMHADSIETVINRLENEPINVPRAMVQSLDMLSIQTLTRFSDERVRRARTIGEIGGIDQRTGELDYSSAFSWDPETDSFRKNESDLLAEIQDERGWSRAELLRELRNRETFLEHLRERGITDYRRFTALVNEYYSNPGRVMERIEDEGYGTATDDAESEDSGESGDPADDLVAPSDGSDSLADDAGAGGP is encoded by the coding sequence ATGTCCGGGGATCTGGTGGGAGCGGCGGGGTCTGAGGAGGGGCGACTGGGGGCGCTCCGCCGCCGGATCGCCCGTACGGTGGAACTCCTCCGCGGGGTGGACATCGAGCCCCGGCCGTTCCGCCCCGGCGAGGACGGCCCGCTCGCGTCGTTCAGCGTTCCGCAGGGTCACGAGGAGGTGGCTCGGTACTGGGTCAACGCCCCGTACGCGTACGTCGTCGTCAGCTACGACCCCGACGCGAGCGAGCACCAGTACCACGCAGTCGAACCGGAACTCGACGACTTCCAGGAACGGCTCCTGCGGCGCGTCGTGGACGACATCCGCGACCCGCTGCTGTACCGGTCGGACGCCGGGCAGGCCGACGTGGAGACGCTCCGGGAGGAACTGGAGTCGCTCCTCGAGCAGTACGGCGTCGATTCGGACATGGAGACGTTCTACACGCTGCTGTACTACATCAAGCGCGACTTCAGGGGGTACGGCAAGGTCGACCCGCTCTTGAATGACCGCCACATCGAGGACGTCTCGTGTGACGGATACGACCTCCCCATCTTCGTCTACCACGACGAGTACACCGACATCCAGACGAACGTCGTGTTCGCCAGGGAGGAACTGGACAACTACGTCATCCGCCTCGCCCAGCAGTCGGGCCGACACATCTCGGTCGGCGACCCCATCGTCGAGACGACGCTGCCGGACGGCTCCCGCGCCGAACTCGCCCTCGGCGAGGAGGTGACCCCGCGCGGGTCGGCGTTCACCATCCGCCAGTACGCCGACGAGCCGTTCACGCCGATCGACCTGATCGAGTACGGGACGTTCAGCGTCGAGCAGATGGCGTACTTCTGGCTCTGCATCGAGCACAACAAGAGCCTCATCTTCGCGGGCGGCACGGCCTCGGGCAAGACGACGTCGATGAACGCCGTGTCGATGTTCATCCCGCCGCGCTCGAAGGTGCTCACCATCGAGGACACCCGGGAGCTGTCGCTGTACCACGACAACTGGCTCTCGTCGGTGACGAGGGAGCGCCTCCATAAAGGGACCGACATCGACATGTACGACCTCCTGCGCTCCGCGCTCCGGCATCGGCCGGAGTACATCATCGTCGGCGAGGTGCGCGGGGCCGAGGCGGTCACCCTGTTCCAGGCGATGAACACGGGTCACACGACGTTCTCCACGATGCACGCGGACTCCATCGAGACGGTCATCAACCGACTGGAGAACGAGCCGATCAACGTCCCGCGAGCGATGGTCCAGAGCCTCGACATGCTCTCGATCCAGACGCTCACCCGCTTCAGCGACGAGCGGGTCCGTCGGGCCCGGACGATTGGCGAGATCGGCGGCATCGACCAGCGGACGGGCGAACTCGACTACTCCTCCGCGTTCTCGTGGGACCCCGAGACCGACTCGTTCCGGAAGAACGAGTCCGACCTGCTCGCGGAGATCCAGGACGAACGGGGCTGGTCGCGCGCGGAACTGCTCCGCGAACTCCGGAACCGTGAGACGTTCCTCGAACACCTCCGCGAGCGGGGAATCACCGACTACCGGCGGTTCACGGCGCTGGTGAACGAGTACTACTCGAACCCCGGTCGGGTCATGGAGCGCATCGAGGACGAGGGGTACGGGACGGCGACGGACGATGCCGAGTCGGAGGACTCCGGCGAGTCCGGTGATCCCGCCGACGACCTCGTGGCACCGTCCGACGGCTCCGACTCCCTCGCGGACGACGCGGGTGCGGGCGGTCCGTAA
- a CDS encoding uracil-DNA glycosylase family protein, with amino-acid sequence MKNVTDRISNPFGMEPDCSRYVPGYGDANADFHVVGDHPGVHGGAETGIPFTGTPAAERLQDALAEAGLLRTTGDAPEVDSTFLSYLHMCVPDGEPTEASYDDMERFFDAELRAISAHVLLPVGERATEHVLETYTAQAWKTEIDMEALHGRELRGSGWLVLPVRDPREWDETDGPDLVAAIDMLRATDYRRESDLGRFIAGADPYLVR; translated from the coding sequence GTGAAGAACGTCACCGACCGCATCTCGAACCCGTTCGGGATGGAACCGGACTGCTCGCGGTACGTCCCGGGCTACGGCGACGCCAACGCGGACTTCCACGTCGTCGGCGACCACCCCGGCGTCCACGGCGGCGCCGAGACCGGCATCCCGTTCACCGGCACTCCCGCCGCCGAACGGCTCCAGGACGCCCTCGCCGAGGCTGGGTTGCTCCGGACGACAGGTGACGCGCCCGAAGTCGACTCCACGTTCCTCTCGTATCTCCACATGTGCGTCCCGGACGGCGAGCCCACGGAGGCGTCGTACGACGACATGGAGCGGTTCTTCGACGCGGAGCTCCGCGCCATCTCCGCACACGTCCTGCTCCCGGTCGGAGAGCGCGCGACCGAACACGTCCTCGAGACGTACACCGCGCAAGCGTGGAAGACGGAGATCGATATGGAGGCGCTCCACGGTCGCGAACTCCGCGGGTCCGGCTGGCTCGTCCTCCCCGTGCGCGACCCTCGAGAGTGGGACGAGACGGACGGCCCGGACCTCGTCGCGGCGATCGACATGCTCCGCGCGACCGACTACCGCCGTGAGTCCGACCTCGGTCGGTTCATCGCCGGGGCCGACCCGTACCTGGTTCGGTGA
- a CDS encoding MBL fold metallo-hydrolase, whose translation MERIRLHNTAFEGLNNVYLLVGDETVLIDAGVSHPEVRTELTEGLAEHGLELADIDRLFLTHWHSDHAGLAGEIQDASGASVHVHKADAPLVSNVRDSFLADSRQQRATFDEWGIPDDSQEELVGVLRRNIELAGSPADVTPFVDGDTFEVNGRTLEAVHLPGHAAGLTAFADADADEAFVGDAILPKYTPNVGGADVRVEAPLAKYVASLVEIVDRDWDRAWPGHRDRIDDPAGRAATILRHHRERTENVVDALDRNGPSTPWEVSANLFGDLESIHILHGPGEAFAHLDHLAADGVAERDGREYVLVESDPDVDALFPDVGIDRVVEFEE comes from the coding sequence ATGGAACGCATCCGGCTGCACAACACAGCCTTCGAGGGGTTGAACAACGTCTATCTCCTCGTGGGCGACGAGACGGTCCTCATCGACGCCGGCGTCTCCCACCCCGAGGTCCGAACCGAACTGACGGAGGGACTCGCCGAACACGGCCTCGAACTCGCGGACATCGATCGGCTGTTCCTCACCCACTGGCACTCGGACCACGCCGGACTCGCCGGGGAGATCCAGGACGCCTCGGGCGCGAGCGTTCACGTCCACAAGGCCGACGCCCCGCTCGTCTCGAACGTCCGGGACTCGTTCCTCGCCGACTCCCGTCAGCAGCGGGCCACGTTCGACGAGTGGGGCATCCCCGACGACTCGCAGGAGGAGCTGGTGGGAGTGCTCCGGCGGAACATCGAACTCGCCGGTTCGCCGGCGGACGTGACGCCGTTCGTGGACGGGGACACCTTCGAGGTGAACGGACGGACGCTCGAGGCGGTCCACCTGCCCGGCCACGCCGCCGGCCTGACCGCGTTCGCCGACGCCGACGCGGACGAGGCGTTCGTCGGCGACGCGATCCTCCCGAAGTACACGCCGAACGTCGGCGGCGCGGACGTCAGGGTAGAGGCCCCACTCGCGAAGTACGTCGCCAGCCTCGTCGAAATCGTCGACCGGGACTGGGACCGTGCCTGGCCAGGTCACCGCGACCGCATCGACGACCCGGCCGGTCGTGCGGCGACCATCCTCCGGCACCACCGGGAGCGCACCGAAAACGTAGTGGACGCGCTCGACCGGAACGGCCCGAGCACGCCCTGGGAGGTGAGCGCCAACCTGTTCGGCGACCTCGAATCCATCCACATCCTCCACGGGCCGGGGGAGGCGTTCGCGCACCTCGACCACCTCGCGGCCGACGGCGTCGCCGAACGCGACGGCCGGGAGTACGTCCTCGTCGAGTCGGACCCCGACGTCGACGCGCTGTTCCCCGACGTCGGCATCGACCGCGTCGTCGAGTTCGAGGAGTGA
- a CDS encoding type II secretion system F family protein, which produces MLGFAVVPLLLVAVLLAPIVLASFHPRVDLAVTRTALGFFGEYVAAESPRKRDQQERIRSAHAGVTHRVYASRTLLYAGIAGVAGSILGVYGMGILLALLSISGEELRAALPSALSFLADLTRAGELGVGDLFPLLLISSATVGAGSALVVYVLRWELLDQQANARASHVEATLPRTVAFVYALSRSGMSFPRVLDTLAENEEVYGEAARELGVAVRDMNTFGTDVLTAMERMAERTPSENMSEFGENLASVLGSGQSLSAYLKTQYNRYQEEAEAQQEQYLELLATFAEAYVTVLVAGPLFFVTILVVIGLVLQDTTRLLQVVVYVGLPLASAAFVVYVDSITRTAESVQRGEETLDPRRLRAANVNGGTGGSAGRTDGGIAGTDDRWFDSRERLDAYERVERVLNLLKRPGDALLARPEVTLLATVPVGLWWIWMRAGALPLAPMPALRTFDSPVVEATLLALVGYGIVYELGKRRTRAIERAVPDFLDRMASINEAGMTVVESIRRLTRSDLDRLTPEIRRTWNDIEWGADAATALKRMDDRVDSPMVSRAVALVTNAISASGEVSPVLEIAADETRATQRLRRERRQVMLTYLVVIYVSFAVFLGIVAALSVSFVPAIENAGISGAPGDVPGGASLGVFGSLGDVSTAGYVLLFYHAAAIQGVCSGVIAGQLGEGRVSDGVKHASVMLLLAYVAFAFIGT; this is translated from the coding sequence ATGCTCGGGTTCGCCGTCGTCCCGCTCCTGCTCGTCGCCGTCCTGCTCGCGCCCATCGTGCTCGCCTCGTTCCATCCGCGGGTCGACCTCGCCGTGACGCGGACGGCGCTGGGATTCTTCGGGGAGTACGTCGCCGCCGAGAGCCCGCGGAAGCGCGACCAGCAGGAGCGCATCCGATCGGCCCACGCGGGCGTCACCCACCGGGTGTACGCGTCGAGGACGCTCCTCTACGCCGGGATCGCCGGGGTTGCCGGGAGCATCCTCGGTGTCTACGGCATGGGGATCCTGCTCGCGCTTCTCAGCATCAGCGGGGAGGAACTACGGGCGGCGCTCCCGTCGGCCCTCTCGTTCCTGGCGGACCTCACCAGGGCCGGGGAACTCGGCGTCGGCGACCTGTTCCCGCTGTTGCTGATCTCCTCGGCCACCGTCGGCGCCGGGTCGGCGCTGGTCGTCTACGTACTCCGGTGGGAACTGCTCGACCAGCAGGCGAACGCCCGGGCGAGCCACGTCGAGGCGACGCTCCCCCGGACAGTCGCGTTCGTCTACGCGCTCTCGCGGTCGGGGATGTCCTTCCCGCGGGTGCTGGACACCCTCGCCGAGAACGAGGAGGTGTACGGCGAGGCGGCGAGGGAACTCGGCGTGGCCGTCCGCGACATGAACACGTTCGGGACGGACGTCCTCACGGCGATGGAACGGATGGCCGAACGGACACCCTCCGAGAACATGAGCGAGTTCGGCGAGAACCTCGCGTCCGTCCTCGGGAGCGGCCAGAGCCTCTCGGCGTACCTGAAGACGCAGTACAACCGGTACCAGGAGGAGGCCGAGGCCCAGCAGGAGCAGTACCTCGAACTGCTCGCGACGTTCGCCGAGGCGTACGTGACCGTGCTCGTCGCCGGGCCGCTGTTCTTCGTCACCATCCTCGTCGTCATCGGCCTCGTCCTCCAGGACACGACGCGCCTGCTCCAGGTCGTCGTCTACGTCGGCCTCCCGCTCGCCAGCGCGGCGTTCGTCGTCTACGTCGACTCCATCACCCGGACCGCCGAAAGCGTCCAGCGGGGCGAGGAGACGCTCGACCCGCGCCGTCTCCGCGCCGCGAACGTCAACGGCGGAACCGGAGGGTCGGCCGGGCGGACGGACGGCGGCATCGCCGGCACGGACGACCGCTGGTTCGACAGTCGGGAACGGCTCGACGCCTACGAGCGGGTAGAGCGCGTTCTCAACCTGCTGAAACGGCCGGGCGATGCCCTGCTCGCCCGGCCGGAGGTGACGCTGCTCGCCACGGTGCCAGTCGGCCTTTGGTGGATCTGGATGCGCGCCGGGGCCCTCCCGCTCGCCCCGATGCCCGCTCTGCGGACGTTCGACTCGCCGGTCGTCGAGGCGACGTTGCTCGCCCTCGTCGGGTACGGGATCGTGTACGAACTCGGCAAGCGTCGGACGAGGGCCATCGAGCGGGCCGTGCCGGACTTCCTCGACCGGATGGCGAGCATCAACGAGGCGGGAATGACGGTCGTCGAGAGCATCCGTCGGCTCACGCGCTCCGACCTGGACAGGCTGACGCCCGAGATACGGCGGACCTGGAATGACATCGAGTGGGGGGCGGACGCCGCGACGGCGCTGAAACGGATGGACGACCGCGTCGATTCTCCCATGGTCTCGCGGGCGGTCGCGCTCGTCACGAACGCCATCTCGGCCAGCGGCGAGGTGTCGCCCGTCCTCGAGATCGCCGCGGACGAGACGCGGGCGACCCAGCGACTCCGGCGGGAACGGCGACAGGTGATGCTCACCTACCTCGTGGTCATCTACGTCTCGTTCGCCGTGTTCCTCGGTATCGTGGCGGCGCTGTCCGTGTCGTTCGTCCCGGCCATCGAGAACGCTGGGATCTCCGGGGCCCCGGGCGACGTCCCGGGCGGCGCGTCGTTGGGCGTGTTCGGCAGCCTCGGCGACGTCTCGACGGCGGGGTACGTCCTCCTGTTCTACCACGCCGCGGCGATCCAGGGGGTCTGCTCGGGGGTCATCGCCGGCCAGCTCGGCGAGGGTCGCGTCTCCGACGGCGTGAAACACGCGAGCGTGATGCTTTTGCTGGCGTACGTCGCCTTCGCGTTCATCGGCACATGA
- a CDS encoding DUF7549 family protein: MVWVRSEYAGELAVLSTWFSALIPWNVFLGSVAGGSIVLVRFPLLEVQYAFGVPLARGTSVRDPVSAYQLQAGQTVASAYAAWLVGAALLLAAIAVSVYYYRAEERAEAWSVDPVSVLGALLAVCGVVFAVASLLLTGGFLGVDLGVGGGLDGISIPVGVVFYLTFGALLLRAEQVG; encoded by the coding sequence ATGGTCTGGGTCCGCTCGGAGTACGCGGGGGAACTTGCGGTGCTCTCGACGTGGTTCTCCGCGCTCATCCCGTGGAACGTCTTCCTCGGCTCGGTCGCGGGCGGGAGCATCGTGCTCGTCCGCTTCCCGCTGCTCGAGGTCCAGTACGCGTTCGGCGTTCCGCTCGCCCGGGGGACCAGCGTCCGTGACCCGGTGTCCGCCTACCAGCTCCAGGCGGGACAGACGGTCGCCAGCGCCTACGCCGCGTGGCTCGTCGGCGCGGCACTCCTCCTCGCCGCCATCGCGGTCTCCGTCTACTACTACCGGGCGGAGGAGCGGGCTGAGGCGTGGTCGGTCGACCCGGTGAGCGTCCTCGGCGCGCTTCTCGCGGTCTGTGGCGTCGTCTTCGCGGTCGCGTCGCTGCTGTTGACCGGCGGGTTCCTGGGGGTCGACCTCGGCGTCGGGGGCGGCCTCGACGGGATCTCGATCCCCGTCGGCGTCGTCTTCTACCTAACCTTCGGGGCGCTGCTGCTCCGTGCCGAACAGGTCGGCTGA
- a CDS encoding NAD(P)/FAD-dependent oxidoreductase, giving the protein MSQEFDYDVVVVGGGPAGLSAALYTVRLGLETAVFDRGGGRAAMMQDTHNVIGVTEETSGAEFLRTAREQVESYGGDHQQALVEEVTSLADDAGEGDAADDGAGERDSDADLGFRVVAGGEEYDARRVVLATGFTDERPDPPLPRTGRGLHYCLHCDAYMFVDEPVYVMGTGDSAAYVAMIMLNFTGEVDVLTRGAEPEWSEDTATMLENHPVDVIREEIAGMNRDGNGWLESFEFEDGTTREYRGGFPMYGSDYHAELADALGLERNDDGTVAVDDHGRTSRDGVYAVGDLTPGHNQIPVAMGEGANAGIAVHMDLRPFPRSTGGIEELGPVSESDVPAISPELLATAVTHEGHAAGPREGVEPEEEAAADD; this is encoded by the coding sequence ATGAGCCAGGAGTTCGACTACGACGTAGTCGTCGTTGGCGGCGGACCCGCTGGACTGTCCGCTGCGCTGTACACGGTCAGGCTGGGGCTCGAGACGGCCGTCTTCGACCGCGGTGGCGGCCGGGCCGCGATGATGCAGGATACGCACAACGTCATCGGTGTCACCGAGGAGACGAGCGGCGCTGAGTTCCTGCGCACCGCGCGCGAGCAGGTCGAGTCGTACGGCGGCGACCACCAGCAGGCGCTCGTCGAGGAGGTAACGTCCCTGGCCGACGATGCTGGCGAAGGGGACGCCGCCGACGACGGTGCCGGGGAGCGGGACAGTGACGCCGACCTCGGCTTCCGCGTCGTCGCAGGTGGGGAAGAGTACGACGCCCGCCGGGTCGTGCTCGCGACAGGGTTCACCGACGAGCGCCCCGACCCGCCCCTCCCGCGGACCGGTCGCGGACTCCACTACTGTCTCCACTGCGACGCGTACATGTTCGTCGACGAGCCGGTGTACGTGATGGGGACCGGCGACTCGGCGGCGTACGTCGCCATGATCATGCTCAACTTCACCGGCGAGGTCGACGTGCTCACCCGCGGCGCGGAACCGGAGTGGAGCGAGGACACGGCGACGATGCTGGAGAACCACCCGGTCGACGTGATCCGCGAGGAGATCGCCGGGATGAACAGGGACGGGAACGGCTGGCTGGAGTCGTTCGAGTTCGAGGACGGGACGACCCGAGAGTACCGCGGCGGGTTCCCCATGTACGGGTCAGACTACCACGCCGAACTCGCCGACGCGCTGGGGCTGGAGCGCAACGACGACGGGACGGTCGCGGTGGACGACCACGGGCGGACGAGCCGCGACGGCGTCTACGCCGTCGGCGACCTCACGCCGGGACACAATCAGATTCCCGTCGCGATGGGCGAGGGGGCGAACGCCGGCATCGCCGTCCACATGGACCTCCGTCCGTTCCCCCGGTCGACCGGGGGGATCGAGGAACTCGGCCCGGTGAGCGAGTCGGACGTGCCCGCCATCTCCCCCGAGTTGCTGGCCACGGCAGTCACCCACGAGGGTCACGCCGCTGGACCGCGCGAGGGCGTCGAACCTGAGGAGGAAGCGGCCGCGGACGACTGA
- a CDS encoding DNA-directed RNA polymerase subunit L codes for MELRVLEKTDEELRIEVAGEDHTFMNVLKGALLETDGVAAATYDMNPEQSGGQTEPILSIKTEDSVDPLDALETASDSVSDRMGTLYRNIEDAFASAA; via the coding sequence ATGGAACTCCGCGTTCTCGAGAAGACGGACGAGGAACTTCGCATCGAGGTCGCCGGCGAGGACCACACGTTCATGAACGTCCTCAAGGGCGCGCTGCTCGAGACCGACGGCGTCGCCGCGGCGACCTACGACATGAACCCGGAGCAGTCCGGCGGCCAGACCGAGCCCATTCTCTCGATCAAGACGGAGGACAGCGTCGACCCGCTCGACGCGCTCGAGACGGCCTCCGACTCGGTGAGCGACCGGATGGGGACGCTGTACCGGAACATCGAGGACGCGTTCGCCTCGGCCGCGTAA
- a CDS encoding DUF5793 family protein — translation MRRDYFELNVEHVEWVDTDGEPRKPLVYIDFHGPDDLLRERLTGTEGDLLVAEETDVAFRLQGSHERDPDATGVVGVTNRITGDFVLELNEDADDVLRFIRAAREYGRRDGDDGSFRVEITVDGKPLVTYEKETFLVYDPDGNLLRRESLIPSGVEL, via the coding sequence ATGAGGCGCGACTACTTCGAACTGAACGTGGAGCACGTCGAGTGGGTGGACACGGACGGGGAGCCGCGGAAACCCCTCGTGTATATCGACTTCCACGGGCCGGATGATCTGCTCCGAGAGCGCCTCACCGGGACCGAGGGCGACCTGCTGGTCGCCGAAGAGACGGACGTCGCCTTCCGCCTCCAGGGGTCCCACGAACGCGATCCGGACGCGACGGGCGTCGTTGGCGTGACGAACCGGATCACTGGCGACTTCGTCCTCGAACTCAACGAGGACGCCGACGACGTCCTCCGGTTCATCCGCGCGGCCCGCGAGTACGGCCGACGCGACGGTGACGACGGGAGCTTCCGGGTCGAGATCACCGTCGACGGGAAGCCGCTCGTCACCTACGAGAAGGAGACGTTCCTCGTGTACGACCCCGACGGGAACCTGCTCCGCCGCGAGAGCCTCATCCCGTCCGGCGTCGAACTGTGA
- a CDS encoding class I SAM-dependent methyltransferase: MNDGDDPNGDGRGGDDPVGDGSDEDGPAGNVDGDGDEPTSTARTVGETYDRIASHFARTREYPWPEVESFLDGRSGGLGLDLGCGNGRHAKPLAARMEDVVGVDVSRNLLREATDRARERGYGDSFAAVLGDAAALPLRRDIVDVAVYVAALHHLRPRERRVASLSELARVLTPDGRALVSAWCTRSDRFDRTEGFDTEVDWTLPGGRTVPRFYHIYDPEEFRADLDASALRTVEVFVSSGNCYAVVAAE; the protein is encoded by the coding sequence ATGAACGACGGCGACGATCCGAACGGGGACGGCCGGGGTGGAGATGATCCAGTCGGGGACGGCTCAGACGAGGATGGCCCGGCCGGAAACGTGGACGGAGACGGGGACGAACCGACGAGTACCGCCCGGACCGTCGGCGAGACGTACGACCGGATCGCCTCCCACTTCGCCCGAACGAGGGAGTACCCCTGGCCGGAGGTGGAGTCGTTCCTCGACGGGCGGTCGGGTGGACTCGGACTCGATCTCGGCTGCGGGAACGGTCGGCACGCGAAACCCCTCGCGGCCAGGATGGAGGATGTCGTCGGCGTCGACGTGAGCCGGAACCTCCTCCGCGAGGCGACCGACCGGGCAAGGGAACGCGGGTACGGGGACTCGTTCGCGGCGGTCCTCGGCGACGCCGCCGCGCTCCCCCTCCGACGCGATATCGTCGACGTGGCCGTCTACGTCGCCGCGCTCCACCACCTGCGTCCGCGCGAGCGGCGCGTCGCCTCGCTCTCCGAACTCGCGCGCGTCCTGACCCCGGACGGCCGGGCGCTCGTGAGCGCGTGGTGTACCAGGAGCGACCGGTTCGATCGGACGGAGGGGTTCGACACGGAGGTGGACTGGACCCTTCCCGGGGGACGGACCGTCCCCCGGTTCTACCACATCTACGACCCGGAGGAGTTCCGCGCGGACCTCGACGCGAGCGCCCTCCGGACCGTCGAGGTGTTCGTCTCCAGCGGCAACTGCTACGCGGTGGTCGCCGCGGAGTGA